Below is a window of Thermoproteota archaeon DNA.
AATTCTTCTTCTTAGCTTTGTGATAATTCTATTTAGTCATGCAAACCAATCATTTGCTGACAATGACAAATTGGTTATACTGCATACACAATCTGGAGATATTACAATTGAGTTCTTTCCAGAAGATGCACCAAACCACGTTGAGAACTTTATCAAATTAGCTGAAAGTGGATTCTATGATAGAACTGTATTTCACAGAGTGATTAAGGATTTTATGATTCAGGGGGGTGATCCAAAAACTACTCCTGGAGGATATCAATCCATTTCTGAGTGGGGTACTGGTGATCCTGGTTACTCCATTGATGCAGAATTTAATGACATTAAACACAACAGAGGCATTGTCTCAATGGCAAGAGCTATGGATCCAAACAGCGCAGGATCCCAATTTTTCATTGTTCATAAGGATTCAAACTTTCTTGACGGTCAGTATACTGTATTTGGAAGAATTGTGACACAAGAAAGTTTTGAAACACTAGATAAAATTGCCAATCTTGAGACCCCACCTGACGGTTCAATTCCATTTGACTGGGGCAAGGGGGAAATCTTAAGTGCAGAAGTTGTTGAAAGATCGGAAGTTCCAAATCTATTAACCCTTAGTGAGCCTGAGCGAACTACTGTAGAAAAAACTGAATCTGGGCCATACACGAATAAAAAACTGGGAATATCATTTATGGCACCAGAAGGATGGTTGCTCCAAGAACTACAAAAAACATCTCCTAATGTTCCTGACGTTGTAGCTGTTGGTCCAAAAATCAATGGAATGAGTGCAACTCTAACACTTTCTGTTGTCTATTCAGATGGAAGATCACTTGAAGAGAAAATTACTGAATCTAGAAACAATTTACAATCATCAATAGATGCAGGAGAGCTACAAATTATCAGTGAAAAAGAAGGAAAAATTCAAAACAAAGAATCATTCGTTACAGAAGCAATTGGAAAATTCGATGTAAAGAATTCAACAGTGAATGTAAAATTCCGAGAAATTGTTATTTCTACACCAGAAAAATTCTATACCTTTACCTATTCAAACTCTGAAGAAAACTTTGATAGATATTTAGAAGAATTTGAAACTACAGTTGGATCTTTTAAGATATTAAATGAACCAGAAAAAGAATCAAAATCAGCATATCAAGATTTTGGAGAAAATAACAAAGAAGGCGGAGGATGTCTTATCGCAACAGCAGCATTT
It encodes the following:
- a CDS encoding peptidylprolyl isomerase → MIKKILLLSFVIILFSHANQSFADNDKLVILHTQSGDITIEFFPEDAPNHVENFIKLAESGFYDRTVFHRVIKDFMIQGGDPKTTPGGYQSISEWGTGDPGYSIDAEFNDIKHNRGIVSMARAMDPNSAGSQFFIVHKDSNFLDGQYTVFGRIVTQESFETLDKIANLETPPDGSIPFDWGKGEILSAEVVERSEVPNLLTLSEPERTTVEKTESGPYTNKKLGISFMAPEGWLLQELQKTSPNVPDVVAVGPKINGMSATLTLSVVYSDGRSLEEKITESRNNLQSSIDAGELQIISEKEGKIQNKESFVTEAIGKFDVKNSTVNVKFREIVISTPEKFYTFTYSNSEENFDRYLEEFETTVGSFKILNEPEKESKSAYQDFGENNKEGGGCLIATAAFGSELAPQVQQLREVRDNVVLTTHSGTVFMTGFNQLYYSFSPTVADYERENSIFKEAVKLAITPMLSTLSILNYVDVDSEEEMLGYGIGIIMLNAGIYIVGPAILIYRIRK